In Streptosporangiales bacterium, the genomic stretch GCAACGCCGAGTGCACAATCCGCATGTCCTGGATATCGGCCGGGCCCTCTGCCCCCCGACCCGCTGACTCCCGACCCGCGAACTCCCGACCCGCTGGCTCGCGGCTCATGACGGCGTCCTCCTCGAACGCCGCAGAGCGCCCCGCGCAAGGTGCTCCCGGATGGTGGCAGCGAGCCAGCCGACATACCCCTGTCGGTCGATGCCGAACTCCCGGGTCAACAGCAGGTACACGTCACTACTCGTCACCGCGAGAATCCCGATCACCTGCTCCTCGGTAGGCGACGCGACACCCATCAGATCGAGCCCCTCCCGGAGGGTGACCCGCTTGCGGGCAAGACTGTCGGCCTGCAGGGTGGCGACGGACTCCTCGACGACGGCGCCCTGCTGCGCGGCACGCTCCAGACCACCGACCCGCGAGTTGATGTCCCACATCAACTCGGCCACGACGCGAGCCCTGTCCGCCCTGGTTCCTTCGCTGAGCCGCCGGAACTCCGGCCGGTCCCGCAACGGCACAGGCTCCTCATCACCGACCACCGCGACGTCCATCAGCCGGTCGAGAATCGCCGCCTTGGAACCCACCATCGCGTAAACCGTCTCGACCGCAACCCCCGCCGCAGCAGCAATCTCCCGCATCGTCGTCCCCTGCCAACCACGCGTCTCGAACGACTCACGTGCTGCGGCCAAGATCGCCGCCCGCGTGCGTGCCGCCTTCGCCCGCCGCACCGGGCTGTCATAGCTGCGGGCACGCGCCGGCGAAGTGTTCACGGCAGCAATCTAGAACAAGCATGTAGCGAATGTCTACCCGCGGAGGTCGCTCGGCCAGGGAGCCGCCAGGACGCTCGGATAGTTGATCTTCAATGGAGCGCGACAGCAGGCTCGAAGGCAGTCGCAGTTATCACAGCGGGCGTGTAGTGGTACCGGGTTAGCCGCGAGCGTGTAGAGGGCTCGACCTTGACAGGCAAGTGAGTACTTGCCTATGGTGGGGGTGTGGCCAACGAACTATTCAAGGCCTTGGCCGACCCTACCCGCCGGAAGATCCTCGACGAACTCACCGAGCGACGAGGACAGACTCTGTTCGAGATCTGCTCGCGGCTGAGCATGAAGCACCAACTCGGCATGTCGCGCCAAGCGGTCTCCCAGCACCTTGCCGTGCTGGAGGCCGCCGGGCTGGTCGAGAGCCGACGGGAGGGCCGTT encodes the following:
- a CDS encoding TetR family transcriptional regulator — its product is MAAVNTSPARARSYDSPVRRAKAARTRAAILAAARESFETRGWQGTTMREIAAAAGVAVETVYAMVGSKAAILDRLMDVAVVGDEEPVPLRDRPEFRRLSEGTRADRARVVAELMWDINSRVGGLERAAQQGAVVEESVATLQADSLARKRVTLREGLDLMGVASPTEEQVIGILAVTSSDVYLLLTREFGIDRQGYVGWLAATIREHLARGALRRSRRTPS
- a CDS encoding metalloregulator ArsR/SmtB family transcription factor, with product MANELFKALADPTRRKILDELTERRGQTLFEICSRLSMKHQLGMSRQAVSQHLAVLEAAGLVESRREGRYKFHDLNTTPLKRIAERWIRPDESESTP